One stretch of Cheilinus undulatus linkage group 5, ASM1832078v1, whole genome shotgun sequence DNA includes these proteins:
- the wu:fa19b12 gene encoding uncharacterized protein wu:fa19b12 codes for MAKRRAENTLLHDSPSKRCCRSLYSIDMQLGSMAPSGGLNPPSLLALLGSRGRKRPHYFEDPENQDDEEAALYLKTTHCDVRKHAAHVLTVQTSGSFQERHTSSTLTSSKKRAREDYRGPEISCSNNNVKVDEDTKAEDCTYNSFQYWRIPLPELDLSLLEEDNDNLLTQEKSKVKDSFSDAMET; via the exons ATGGCGAAGAGGCGTGCTGAGAACACTCTGCTGCACGACTCACCCTCCAAGAGATGTTGCCGCTCTCTGTACAGTATTGACATGCAGCTGGGAAGCATGGCTCCCTCCGGGGGTTTGAACCCGCCGTCCCTGTTGGCTTTGCTGGGCAGCCGCGGCAGAAAGAGACCACACTATTTCGAGGACCCGGAGAACCAAGACGACGAAGAAGCAGCTCTGTATCTCAAAACCACGCACTGCGACGTCAGGAAGCACGCGGCTCATGTTTTGACTGTGCAGACTTCTGGAAGTTTCCAGGAACGTCACACCTCCAGCACGCTCACGAGCTCCAAAAAACGTGCTCGAGAAGACTACAGGGGGCCAGAGATCAGTTGCTCTAATAATAATGTGAAG GTGGATGAAGACACCAAGGCTGAAGACTGCACCTACAACTCCTTCCAGTACTGGAGGATCCCCTTACCTGAACTTGATCTTTCACTGTTAGAGGAAGATAATGATAATTTGCTCACACAAGAGAAGTCAAAAGTCAAAGACTCCTTTTCTGATGCCATGGAGACCTGA
- the carnmt1 gene encoding carnosine N-methyltransferase isoform X1 — translation MAEKQGEGAVGGPYFHKERIKYSPEEEAKLERQHFWRIIDAFRFYRVHVGEQVRRAERQFLSLPKHHQNMLPNTLSNLARISRCAEHNQQVLQAIVDNSLHMFENIDYGERQDPRKARPSTTFDMDKLKSTIKQFVRDWSEAGRAERDSCYKPIIQEIQRLFPSDQYDVSKVSVLVPGAGLGRLAWEIAQLGYTCQGNEWSFFMLFSSNFVLNRCENVNSLTLYPWIHQFSNNKKSTDQTRGITFPDVNPQSLPLTSDFSMVAGDFVEVYSDPDSWDCVATCFFIDTAHNVIEYVETIWKILKPGGVWINLGPLLYHFENMANELSVELSYEDIRTAIVSFGFHIEVEKESVQTTYTENERSMLRYVYDCVFFVARKPADLKYNGQEEDDRWQSFPPAAKSPRREGTDSLT, via the exons ATGGCCGAAAAACAAGGAGAGGGAGCCGTAGGAGGACCATATTTCCACAAAGAGAGAATAAAATACAGCCCCGAAGAGGAGGCCAAGCTGGAAAGACAACATTTCTGGAGGATAATTGATGCTTTTAGATTCTATAG GGTCCATGTTGGGGAGCAGGTCAGACGTGCAGAGCGTCAGTTTCTTAGCCTACCAAAGCACCACCAGAACATGCTGCCAAATACTTTGTCCAACCTGGCCCGGATCAGTCGGTGTGCAGAACACAACCAGCAGGTGCTGCAGGCCATTGTTGACAACAGCCTCCACATGTTTGAGAACATTGACTACGGGGAGAGG CAGGATCCACGAAAGGCACGCCCATCCACAACATTTGACATGGACAAGCTTAAGTCAACAATAAAGCAGTTTGTCAGAGACTGGAGTGAAGCAGGCCGAGCTGAGAGGGATTCCTGCTACAAGCCCATCATCCAGGAGATCCAAAGACTCTTCCCAAGTGATCAATA TGATGTGTCTAAGGTGAGCGTGCTGGTGCCAGGTGCCGGGCTTGGCCGTCTAGCCTGGGAGATTGCTCAACTGGGTTATACCTGCCAGGGCAATGAATGGAGCTTTTTCATGCTCTTCTCTTCCAACTTTGTTCTCAACAG GTGTGAAAACGTGAACTCTTTGACCCTGTACCCGTGGATCCACCAGTTTAGCAACAACAAGAAATCCACCGACCAAACACGAGGAATCACATTCCCTGATGTCAACCCACAGAGCTTACCTTTGACCTCAGACTTCTCCATGGTAGCAGGCGACTTTGTGGAAGTCTACAGTGACCCAG ATTCCTGGGACTGCGTGGCTACCTGCTTCTTCATAGACACAGCTCATAATGTCATTGAATATGTGGAAACGATCTGGAAGATTCTTAAACCAGGTGGAGTGTGGATAAACCTAG GTCCGCTGCTTTACCACTTTGAGAACATGGCCAATGAGCTGTCAGTTGAACTCAGCTATGAAGACATCAGGACAGCGATTGTTAGTTTTGGCTTCCACATTGAA GTGGAGAAAGAGTCAGTGCAGACCACCTACACGGAGAACGAGCGCTCTATGTTGAGATATGTTTACGACTGTGTCTTCTTTGTGGCACGAAAACCTGCAGACCTAAAGTACAATGGACAAGAAGAAGACGACCGGTGGCAGAGTTTTCCACCGGCCGCCAAGTCACCTCGCAGAGAAGGTACGGACAGCCTGACGTGA
- the carnmt1 gene encoding carnosine N-methyltransferase isoform X2: MAEKQGEGAVGGPYFHKERIKYSPEEEAKLERQHFWRIIDAFRFYRVHVGEQVRRAERQFLSLPKHHQNMLPNTLSNLARISRCAEHNQQVLQAIVDNSLHMFENIDYGERDPRKARPSTTFDMDKLKSTIKQFVRDWSEAGRAERDSCYKPIIQEIQRLFPSDQYDVSKVSVLVPGAGLGRLAWEIAQLGYTCQGNEWSFFMLFSSNFVLNRCENVNSLTLYPWIHQFSNNKKSTDQTRGITFPDVNPQSLPLTSDFSMVAGDFVEVYSDPDSWDCVATCFFIDTAHNVIEYVETIWKILKPGGVWINLGPLLYHFENMANELSVELSYEDIRTAIVSFGFHIEVEKESVQTTYTENERSMLRYVYDCVFFVARKPADLKYNGQEEDDRWQSFPPAAKSPRREGTDSLT, translated from the exons ATGGCCGAAAAACAAGGAGAGGGAGCCGTAGGAGGACCATATTTCCACAAAGAGAGAATAAAATACAGCCCCGAAGAGGAGGCCAAGCTGGAAAGACAACATTTCTGGAGGATAATTGATGCTTTTAGATTCTATAG GGTCCATGTTGGGGAGCAGGTCAGACGTGCAGAGCGTCAGTTTCTTAGCCTACCAAAGCACCACCAGAACATGCTGCCAAATACTTTGTCCAACCTGGCCCGGATCAGTCGGTGTGCAGAACACAACCAGCAGGTGCTGCAGGCCATTGTTGACAACAGCCTCCACATGTTTGAGAACATTGACTACGGGGAGAGG GATCCACGAAAGGCACGCCCATCCACAACATTTGACATGGACAAGCTTAAGTCAACAATAAAGCAGTTTGTCAGAGACTGGAGTGAAGCAGGCCGAGCTGAGAGGGATTCCTGCTACAAGCCCATCATCCAGGAGATCCAAAGACTCTTCCCAAGTGATCAATA TGATGTGTCTAAGGTGAGCGTGCTGGTGCCAGGTGCCGGGCTTGGCCGTCTAGCCTGGGAGATTGCTCAACTGGGTTATACCTGCCAGGGCAATGAATGGAGCTTTTTCATGCTCTTCTCTTCCAACTTTGTTCTCAACAG GTGTGAAAACGTGAACTCTTTGACCCTGTACCCGTGGATCCACCAGTTTAGCAACAACAAGAAATCCACCGACCAAACACGAGGAATCACATTCCCTGATGTCAACCCACAGAGCTTACCTTTGACCTCAGACTTCTCCATGGTAGCAGGCGACTTTGTGGAAGTCTACAGTGACCCAG ATTCCTGGGACTGCGTGGCTACCTGCTTCTTCATAGACACAGCTCATAATGTCATTGAATATGTGGAAACGATCTGGAAGATTCTTAAACCAGGTGGAGTGTGGATAAACCTAG GTCCGCTGCTTTACCACTTTGAGAACATGGCCAATGAGCTGTCAGTTGAACTCAGCTATGAAGACATCAGGACAGCGATTGTTAGTTTTGGCTTCCACATTGAA GTGGAGAAAGAGTCAGTGCAGACCACCTACACGGAGAACGAGCGCTCTATGTTGAGATATGTTTACGACTGTGTCTTCTTTGTGGCACGAAAACCTGCAGACCTAAAGTACAATGGACAAGAAGAAGACGACCGGTGGCAGAGTTTTCCACCGGCCGCCAAGTCACCTCGCAGAGAAGGTACGGACAGCCTGACGTGA